One Hippoglossus hippoglossus isolate fHipHip1 chromosome 13, fHipHip1.pri, whole genome shotgun sequence genomic window carries:
- the LOC117772378 gene encoding cytochrome P450 2G1-like isoform X3, whose translation MDFTTTVVLAGLIVALLWVLTVKSRRRYNLPPGPVALPLVGNLPQLDKNAPFKSFLKFSETYGPVMTLHLGWQRMVVLVGYDAVKEALVDQADDFAGRGPLPFLVRATRGYGLGISNGERWRQLRRFTLSTLRDFGMGRKGMEEWIQEESQHLRGRIDSFKAAPFDPTFLFSRTVSNVICCMVFGQRFSYEDKQFLQLLNIISEILRFGSSPLGQMYNIFPWLMERLPGHQHYIFARIEKVREFIETKIQEHKETLDPGSPRDYIDSFLLRSEQEKNNPTTEFHHDNLVSTVMNLFLAGTETTSSTIRYAVSVFIKYPNIQEKMQQEIDSVVGKDRCPKMEDRKSLPFTDAVIHEVQRFLDIVPFSLPHYALTDISFRGYTIPKDTAIIPLLHSVLKDGKQWASPWTFNPQHFLDHDGNFKTNPAFLPFAAGKRACVGESLALSYGALHLRGVSAAAFHLLLR comes from the exons ATGGACTTTACTACCACAGTGGTATTAGCCGGGCTAATCGTAGCTCTACTGTGGGTTTTAACAGTGAAAAGCAGGAGGAGGTATAATTTACCTCCAGGACCTGTTGCCCTCCCTCTCGTGGGGAACCTGCCACAACTGGACAAAAATGCAccttttaaaagtttcctcaaG TTCAGTGAAACGTACGGTCCAGTGATGACCTTGCACCTGGGCTGGCAGCGGATGGTTGTTCTGGTCGGGTACGATGCAGTGAAGGAGGCTCTGGTGGACCAGGCGGACGACTTCGCGGGCAGGGGGCCGCTGCCGTTTCTGGTCAGAGCCACCAGGGGCTACG GTTTGGGGATCAGTAACGGGGAGCGATGGCGCCAGCTGCGACGCTTCACCCTGTCGACCCTCAGAGACTTTGGGATGGGACGTAAGGGCATGGAGGAGTGGATCCAGGAGGAGAGCCAGCACCTGAGGGGTCGCATAGACTCATTCAAAG CCGCTCCCTTCGACCCGACCTTCCTGTTTAGCCGCACCGTGTCCAATGTGATCTGCTGCATGGTGTTTGGCCAACGCTTCAGTTATGAAGACAAGCAGTTCCTGCAACTCCTCAACATCATATCTGAAATCTTAAGGTTCGGCAGTAGTCCTCTGGGTCAG ATGTACAACATCTTCCCCTGGCTGATGGAGCGTCTTCCCGGCCACCAGCACTACATTTTTGCTCGAATTGAGAAGGTGAGAGAGTTCATCGAGACGAAGATCCAAGAGCACAAAGAGACACTGGACCCCGGCTCCCCACGAGACTACATAGACAGCTTCCTCCTCCGAAGTGAGCAG GAAAAGAACAATCCCACGACTGAGTTCCACCACGACAACTTGGTGTCGACAGTGATGAACCTGTTCCTGGCGGGAACAGAAACCACAAGCTCCACCATCAGATACGCCGTCAGTGTGTTCATCAAATACCCAAACATACAAG AAaagatgcagcaggagattgacAGTGTGGTCGGAAAGGACCGGTGCCCCAAAATGGAGGACAGGAAGTCCCTCCCCTTCACAGATGCTGTCATCCACGAGGTGCAGCGTTTTCTGGACATCGTCCCCTTCAGCCTCCCTCACTACGCACTGACGGACATTTCTTTCAGGGGTTACACAATCCCCAAG GACACTGCCATTATTCCCTTGTTGCATTCTGTGCTCAAAGACGGAAAACAGTGGGCGAGTCCCTGGACCTTCAACCCTCAGCACTTCCTGGACCACGATGGAAACTTTAAGACAAATCCTGCGTTCTTGCCGTTTGCTGCAG GGAAAAGAGCGTGTGTTGGCGAGTCTCTGGCTC TCTCGTATGGAGCTCTTCATCTTCgtggtgtctctgctgcagcgtttcaccttctccTGCGCTGA
- the LOC117772378 gene encoding cytochrome P450 2G1-like isoform X1, whose protein sequence is MDFTTTVVLAGLIVALLWVLTVKSRRRYNLPPGPVALPLVGNLPQLDKNAPFKSFLKFSETYGPVMTLHLGWQRMVVLVGYDAVKEALVDQADDFAGRGPLPFLVRATRGYGLGISNGERWRQLRRFTLSTLRDFGMGRKGMEEWIQEESQHLRGRIDSFKAAPFDPTFLFSRTVSNVICCMVFGQRFSYEDKQFLQLLNIISEILRFGSSPLGQMYNIFPWLMERLPGHQHYIFARIEKVREFIETKIQEHKETLDPGSPRDYIDSFLLRSEQEKNNPTTEFHHDNLVSTVMNLFLAGTETTSSTIRYAVSVFIKYPNIQEKMQQEIDSVVGKDRCPKMEDRKSLPFTDAVIHEVQRFLDIVPFSLPHYALTDISFRGYTIPKDTAIIPLLHSVLKDGKQWASPWTFNPQHFLDHDGNFKTNPAFLPFAAGNRACVGESRMELFIFVVSLLQRFTFSCADAPTASTWIQSTAASPVCLDCTRSSLHRGEQRSSYTHSV, encoded by the exons ATGGACTTTACTACCACAGTGGTATTAGCCGGGCTAATCGTAGCTCTACTGTGGGTTTTAACAGTGAAAAGCAGGAGGAGGTATAATTTACCTCCAGGACCTGTTGCCCTCCCTCTCGTGGGGAACCTGCCACAACTGGACAAAAATGCAccttttaaaagtttcctcaaG TTCAGTGAAACGTACGGTCCAGTGATGACCTTGCACCTGGGCTGGCAGCGGATGGTTGTTCTGGTCGGGTACGATGCAGTGAAGGAGGCTCTGGTGGACCAGGCGGACGACTTCGCGGGCAGGGGGCCGCTGCCGTTTCTGGTCAGAGCCACCAGGGGCTACG GTTTGGGGATCAGTAACGGGGAGCGATGGCGCCAGCTGCGACGCTTCACCCTGTCGACCCTCAGAGACTTTGGGATGGGACGTAAGGGCATGGAGGAGTGGATCCAGGAGGAGAGCCAGCACCTGAGGGGTCGCATAGACTCATTCAAAG CCGCTCCCTTCGACCCGACCTTCCTGTTTAGCCGCACCGTGTCCAATGTGATCTGCTGCATGGTGTTTGGCCAACGCTTCAGTTATGAAGACAAGCAGTTCCTGCAACTCCTCAACATCATATCTGAAATCTTAAGGTTCGGCAGTAGTCCTCTGGGTCAG ATGTACAACATCTTCCCCTGGCTGATGGAGCGTCTTCCCGGCCACCAGCACTACATTTTTGCTCGAATTGAGAAGGTGAGAGAGTTCATCGAGACGAAGATCCAAGAGCACAAAGAGACACTGGACCCCGGCTCCCCACGAGACTACATAGACAGCTTCCTCCTCCGAAGTGAGCAG GAAAAGAACAATCCCACGACTGAGTTCCACCACGACAACTTGGTGTCGACAGTGATGAACCTGTTCCTGGCGGGAACAGAAACCACAAGCTCCACCATCAGATACGCCGTCAGTGTGTTCATCAAATACCCAAACATACAAG AAaagatgcagcaggagattgacAGTGTGGTCGGAAAGGACCGGTGCCCCAAAATGGAGGACAGGAAGTCCCTCCCCTTCACAGATGCTGTCATCCACGAGGTGCAGCGTTTTCTGGACATCGTCCCCTTCAGCCTCCCTCACTACGCACTGACGGACATTTCTTTCAGGGGTTACACAATCCCCAAG GACACTGCCATTATTCCCTTGTTGCATTCTGTGCTCAAAGACGGAAAACAGTGGGCGAGTCCCTGGACCTTCAACCCTCAGCACTTCCTGGACCACGATGGAAACTTTAAGACAAATCCTGCGTTCTTGCCGTTTGCTGCAG GGAACAGAGCGTGTGTTGGTGAGTCTCGTATGGAGCTCTTCATCTTCgtggtgtctctgctgcagcgtttcaccttctccTGCGCTGACGCCCCGACGGCATCAACCTGGATCCAGAGTACAGCAGCTTCACCAGTGTGCCTCGACTGTACCAGGTCATCGCTGCACCGCGGTGAACAGAGGAGCTcctacacacacagtgtttag
- the LOC117772388 gene encoding uncharacterized protein LOC117772388 isoform X3, giving the protein MSTAGIHRGFLRKYGGFMFKQWKEKHLVLTMEGNLLVCRDAESPPDQVVALQTSCESIVEGREILDLPRLPPGGRRDCCFALILPQNKFLLLLTDNPDDCNLWLNLIRKVREGVMSPLTLQRRCSITPCITDRDPLPDSGSEKDPGSPRICEGTPPLCQVTERGGSLRDRRQNQATGPRRPLPNVSVAPPPASCVGLSPSRQQQRCSGGAGGVPADGRGGGLLCSGLPQLLLPLLPAGQPGPGDGPRLGRLLGASCRGLLPRLQPGRRLPALQQLRL; this is encoded by the exons ATGAGCACAGCGGGCATTCATCGAGGCTTCCTCAGGAAATATG GGGGCTTCATGTTTAAACAGTGGAAGGAGAAGCACCTGGTGCTGACCATGGAGGGAAACCTGCTGGTGTGCCGTGATGCAGAATCCCCCCCAGACCAGGTGGTCGCTCTGCAAACCAGCTGTGAGTCCATCGTGGAGGGACGAGAAATCCTGGACCTGCCCAGGCTGCCTCCAGGGGGCAGGAGGGACTGCTGCTTCGCCCTCATCCTGCCCCAGAACaagttcctgctgctgctcactgacaATCCAGATGACTGCAA TCTTTGGCTGAATTTGATCAGGAAAGTGAGAGAG GGTGTCATGTCCCCGCTGACCCTTCAGAGACGTTGCAGCATCACTCCCTGCATCACCGACAGAGACCCCCTGCCCGACTCCGGCAGTGAGAAAGACCCCGGGTCCCCCAGGATCTGTGAGGGCACGCCTCCTCTGTGTCAAGTCACCGAACGAGGAGGCTCGCTCAGAGACAGACGCCAGAACCAAG CCACCGGACCTCGACGGCCTCTGCCTAACGTTTCcgtggcccccccccccgcatcgTGTGTCGGATTGTCTCCGTCACGGCAACAGCAGCGTTGCTCGGGCGGTGCGGGCGGTGTGCCTGCTGATGGGAGGGGCGGCGGCCTCCTCTGCTCTGGGCTACCTCAGctcctgctccccctcctccccgcTGGCCAGCCGGGGCCCGGAGATGGCCCACGGCTCGGGCGGCTTCTCGGAGCTTCCTGCAGGGGGCTCCTTCCACGCCTGCAGCCAGGACGTCGACTCCCCGCACTTCAACAGCTTCGACTTTGA
- the LOC117772381 gene encoding cytochrome P450 2G1-like encodes MDFTTTVVLAGLIVALLWVLTVKSRRRYNLPPGPVALPLIGNLPQLDKNAPFKSFLKFSETYGPVMTLHLGWQRMVVLVGYDAVKEALVDQADDFGGRGPLPFLIRVTRGYGLGMSNGERWRQLRRFTLSTLRDFGMGRKGMEEWIQEESQHLRGRIDSFKAAPFDPTFLLNGTVSNVICCMVFGQRFSYEDKQFQQLLNIMSEMLKFENSPLGQMYNIFPWLMERLPGHQHYIFAQIEELREFIETKIPEHKETLDPGSPRDFIDSFLLRSEQEKNNPTTEFHHDNLVSTVMNLLLAGTETTSSTIRYAVSVFIKYPNIQEKMQQEIDGVVGKDRCPKMEDRKSLPFTDAVIHEVQRFLDIVPFSLPHYALTDISFRGYTIPKDTAIIPLLHSVLKDEKQWASPWTFNPQHFLDHDGNFKKNPAFLPFAAGRRACVGESLARMELFIFVVSLLQRFTFSVADGPDSINLVPEFSSFTNLPRRYKVIAAPR; translated from the exons ATGGACTTTACTACCACGGTGGTATTAGCCGGGCTAATTGTAGCTCTACTGTGGGTTTTAACAGTGAAAAGCAGGAGGAGGTATAATTTACCTCCAGGACCTGTTGCCCTCCCTCTCATAGGGAACCTGCCACAACTGGACAAAAATGCAccttttaaaagtttcctcaaG TTCAGTGAAACGTATGGTCCAGTGATGACCTTGCACCTGGGCTGGCAGCGGATGGTTGTTCTGGTCGGGTACGATGCAGTGAAGGAGGCTCTGGTGGACCAGGCGGACGACTTTGGGGGCAGGGGGCCGCTGCCGTTTCTGATCAGAGTCACCAGGGGCTACG GTTTGGGGATGAGTAACGGGGAGCGATGGCGTCAGCTGCGACGCTTCACCCTGTCGACCCTCAGAGACTTTGGGATGGGACGTAAGGGCATGGAGGAGTGGATCCAGGAGGAGAGCCAGCACCTGAGGGGTCGCATAGACTCATTCAAAG CCGCTCCCTTCGACCCGACCTTCCTGTTGAACGGCACCGTGTCCAATGTGATCTGCTGCATGGTGTTTGGCCAACGCTTCAGTTATGAAGACAAGCAGTTCCAGCAACTCCTCAACATCATGTCTGAAATGTTAAAGTTCGAAAACAGTCCTCTGGGTCAG ATGTACAACATCTTCCCCTGGCTGATGGAGCGTCTTCCCGGCCACCAGCACTACATTTTTGCCCAAATTGAGGAGCTGAGAGAGTTCATCGAGACGAAGATCCCAGAACATAAAGAGACACTGGACCCCGGCTCCCCACGAGACTTCATCGACAGCTTCCTCCTCCGAAGTGAGCAG GAAAAGAACAATCCCACAACTGAGTTCCACCACGACAACTTGGTGTCGACAGTGATGAACCTGTTGCTGGCAGGAACAGAAACCACAAGCTCCACCATCAGATACGCCGTCAGTGTGTTCATCAAATACCCAAACATACAAG AAaagatgcagcaggagattgacGGTGTGGTAGGAAAGGACCGGTGCCCCAAAATGGAGGACAGGAAGTCCCTCCCCTTCACAGATGCTGTCATCCACGAGGTGCAGCGTTTTCTGGACATCGTCCCCTTCAGCCTCCCTCACTACGCACTGACGGACATTTCTTTCAGGGGTTACACAATCCCCAAG GACACTGCCATTATTCCCTTGTTGCATTCTGTGCTCAAAGACGAAAAACAGTGGGCGAGTCCCTGGACCTTCAACCCTCAGCACTTCCTGGACCACGATGGAAACTTTAAGAAAAATCCTGCGTTCTTGCCGTTTGCTGCAG GGAGAAGAGCGTGTGTTGGCGAGTCTCTGGCTCGTATGGAGCTCTTTATCTTCgtggtgtctctgctgcagcgtttcaccttctccGTCGCCGACGGCCCCGACAGCATCAACCTGGTCCCTGAGTTCAGCAGCTTCACTAACCTCCCTCGCAGATACAAGGTCATCGCTGCTCCGCGGTGA
- the LOC117772378 gene encoding cytochrome P450 2G1-like isoform X2: MDFTTTVVLAGLIVALLWVLTVKSRRRYNLPPGPVALPLVGNLPQLDKNAPFKSFLKFSETYGPVMTLHLGWQRMVVLVGYDAVKEALVDQADDFAGRGPLPFLVRATRGYGLGISNGERWRQLRRFTLSTLRDFGMGRKGMEEWIQEESQHLRGRIDSFKAAPFDPTFLFSRTVSNVICCMVFGQRFSYEDKQFLQLLNIISEILRFGSSPLGQMYNIFPWLMERLPGHQHYIFARIEKVREFIETKIQEHKETLDPGSPRDYIDSFLLRSEQEKNNPTTEFHHDNLVSTVMNLFLAGTETTSSTIRYAVSVFIKYPNIQEKMQQEIDSVVGKDRCPKMEDRKSLPFTDAVIHEVQRFLDIVPFSLPHYALTDISFRGYTIPKDTAIIPLLHSVLKDGKQWASPWTFNPQHFLDHDGNFKTNPAFLPFAAGKRACVGESLARMELFIFVVSLLQRFTFSCADGPDSINLVPEFSSFANLPRRYEVIAAPR, from the exons ATGGACTTTACTACCACAGTGGTATTAGCCGGGCTAATCGTAGCTCTACTGTGGGTTTTAACAGTGAAAAGCAGGAGGAGGTATAATTTACCTCCAGGACCTGTTGCCCTCCCTCTCGTGGGGAACCTGCCACAACTGGACAAAAATGCAccttttaaaagtttcctcaaG TTCAGTGAAACGTACGGTCCAGTGATGACCTTGCACCTGGGCTGGCAGCGGATGGTTGTTCTGGTCGGGTACGATGCAGTGAAGGAGGCTCTGGTGGACCAGGCGGACGACTTCGCGGGCAGGGGGCCGCTGCCGTTTCTGGTCAGAGCCACCAGGGGCTACG GTTTGGGGATCAGTAACGGGGAGCGATGGCGCCAGCTGCGACGCTTCACCCTGTCGACCCTCAGAGACTTTGGGATGGGACGTAAGGGCATGGAGGAGTGGATCCAGGAGGAGAGCCAGCACCTGAGGGGTCGCATAGACTCATTCAAAG CCGCTCCCTTCGACCCGACCTTCCTGTTTAGCCGCACCGTGTCCAATGTGATCTGCTGCATGGTGTTTGGCCAACGCTTCAGTTATGAAGACAAGCAGTTCCTGCAACTCCTCAACATCATATCTGAAATCTTAAGGTTCGGCAGTAGTCCTCTGGGTCAG ATGTACAACATCTTCCCCTGGCTGATGGAGCGTCTTCCCGGCCACCAGCACTACATTTTTGCTCGAATTGAGAAGGTGAGAGAGTTCATCGAGACGAAGATCCAAGAGCACAAAGAGACACTGGACCCCGGCTCCCCACGAGACTACATAGACAGCTTCCTCCTCCGAAGTGAGCAG GAAAAGAACAATCCCACGACTGAGTTCCACCACGACAACTTGGTGTCGACAGTGATGAACCTGTTCCTGGCGGGAACAGAAACCACAAGCTCCACCATCAGATACGCCGTCAGTGTGTTCATCAAATACCCAAACATACAAG AAaagatgcagcaggagattgacAGTGTGGTCGGAAAGGACCGGTGCCCCAAAATGGAGGACAGGAAGTCCCTCCCCTTCACAGATGCTGTCATCCACGAGGTGCAGCGTTTTCTGGACATCGTCCCCTTCAGCCTCCCTCACTACGCACTGACGGACATTTCTTTCAGGGGTTACACAATCCCCAAG GACACTGCCATTATTCCCTTGTTGCATTCTGTGCTCAAAGACGGAAAACAGTGGGCGAGTCCCTGGACCTTCAACCCTCAGCACTTCCTGGACCACGATGGAAACTTTAAGACAAATCCTGCGTTCTTGCCGTTTGCTGCAG GGAAAAGAGCGTGTGTTGGCGAGTCTCTGGCTCGTATGGAGCTCTTTATCTTCgtggtgtctctgctgcagcgtttcaccttctccTGCGCCGACGGCCCCGACAGCATCAACCTGGTCCCTGAGTTCAGCAGCTTCGCCAACTTGCCTCGCAGATACGAGGTCATCGCTGCACCGCGGTGA
- the LOC117772388 gene encoding uncharacterized protein LOC117772388 isoform X1: MSTAGIHRGFLRKYGGFMFKQWKEKHLVLTMEGNLLVCRDAESPPDQVVALQTSCESIVEGREILDLPRLPPGGRRDCCFALILPQNKFLLLLTDNPDDCNLWLNLIRKVREGVMSPLTLQRRCSITPCITDRDPLPDSGSEKDPGSPRICEGTPPLCQVTERGGSLRDRRQNQATGPRRPLPNVSVAPPHRVSDCLRHGNSSDARAVRAVCLLMGGAAASSALGYLSSCSPSSPLASRGPEMAHGSGGFSELPAGGSFHACSQDVDSPHFNSFDFEGDSDFDAFDCGGFAF, encoded by the exons ATGAGCACAGCGGGCATTCATCGAGGCTTCCTCAGGAAATATG GGGGCTTTATGTTTAAACAGTGGAAGGAGAAGCACCTGGTGCTGACCATGGAGGGAAACCTGCTGGTGTGCCGCGATGCAGAATCCCCCCCAGACCAGGTGGTCGCTCTGCAAACCAGCTGTGAGTCCATCGTGGAGGGACGAGAAATCCTGGACCTGCCCAGGCTGCCTCCAGGGGGCAGGAGGGACTGCTGCTTCGCCCTCATCCTGCCCCAGAACaagttcctgctgctgctcactgacaATCCAGATGACTGCAA TCTTTGGCTGAATTTGATCAGGAAAGTGAGAGAG GGTGTCATGTCCCCGCTGACCCTTCAGAGACGTTGCAGCATCACTCCCTGCATCACCGACAGAGACCCCCTGCCCGACTCCGGCAGTGAGAAAGACCCCGGGTCCCCCAGGATCTGTGAGGGCACGCCTCCTCTGTGTCAAGTCACCGAACGAGGAGGCTCGCTCAGAGACAGACGCCAGAACCAAG CCACCGGACCTCGACGGCCTCTGCCTAACGTTTCCGTGGCCCCCCCCCATCGTGTGTCGGATTGTCTCCGTCACGGCAACAGCAGCGATGCTCGGGCGGTGCGGGCGGTGTGCCTGCTGATGGGAGGGGCAGCGGCCTCCTCTGCTCTGGGCTACCTCAGCTCCTGCTCCCCGTCCTCCCCGCTGGCCAGCCGAGGCCCGGAGATGGCCCACGGCTCGGGCGGCTTCTCGGAGCTTCCTGCAGGGGGCTCCTTCCACGCCTGCAGCCAGGACGTCGACTCCCCGCACTTCAACAGCTTCGACTTTGAAGGAGACTCCGACTTTGACGCGTTCGACTGTGGAGGATTTGCTTTTTAG
- the LOC117772388 gene encoding uncharacterized protein LOC117772388 isoform X2, giving the protein MGEYMNINIYNWTSVSCLSAGGFMFKQWKEKHLVLTMEGNLLVCRDAESPPDQVVALQTSCESIVEGREILDLPRLPPGGRRDCCFALILPQNKFLLLLTDNPDDCNLWLNLIRKVREGVMSPLTLQRRCSITPCITDRDPLPDSGSEKDPGSPRICEGTPPLCQVTERGGSLRDRRQNQATGPRRPLPNVSVAPPPASCVGLSPSRQQQRCSGGAGGVPADGRGGGLLCSGLPQLLLPLLPAGQPGPGDGPRLGRLLGASCRGLLPRLQPGRRLPALQQLRL; this is encoded by the exons ATGggtgaatatatgaatataaatatctataacTGGAcctctgtgtcttgtttgtctgCAGGGGGCTTCATGTTTAAACAGTGGAAGGAGAAGCACCTGGTGCTGACCATGGAGGGAAACCTGCTGGTGTGCCGTGATGCAGAATCCCCCCCAGACCAGGTGGTCGCTCTGCAAACCAGCTGTGAGTCCATCGTGGAGGGACGAGAAATCCTGGACCTGCCCAGGCTGCCTCCAGGGGGCAGGAGGGACTGCTGCTTCGCCCTCATCCTGCCCCAGAACaagttcctgctgctgctcactgacaATCCAGATGACTGCAA TCTTTGGCTGAATTTGATCAGGAAAGTGAGAGAG GGTGTCATGTCCCCGCTGACCCTTCAGAGACGTTGCAGCATCACTCCCTGCATCACCGACAGAGACCCCCTGCCCGACTCCGGCAGTGAGAAAGACCCCGGGTCCCCCAGGATCTGTGAGGGCACGCCTCCTCTGTGTCAAGTCACCGAACGAGGAGGCTCGCTCAGAGACAGACGCCAGAACCAAG CCACCGGACCTCGACGGCCTCTGCCTAACGTTTCcgtggcccccccccccgcatcgTGTGTCGGATTGTCTCCGTCACGGCAACAGCAGCGTTGCTCGGGCGGTGCGGGCGGTGTGCCTGCTGATGGGAGGGGCGGCGGCCTCCTCTGCTCTGGGCTACCTCAGctcctgctccccctcctccccgcTGGCCAGCCGGGGCCCGGAGATGGCCCACGGCTCGGGCGGCTTCTCGGAGCTTCCTGCAGGGGGCTCCTTCCACGCCTGCAGCCAGGACGTCGACTCCCCGCACTTCAACAGCTTCGACTTTGA